A single region of the Pelorhabdus rhamnosifermentans genome encodes:
- a CDS encoding phage portal protein, whose product MNFLDRAIGIISPKWAYERAVYKEAVRSYEAGQIDRFSDMWTPINMDTENADKVQRDLIKARARSLENNSDMAESAIGSIVRNSVGTGISPQARTPDDKINKTLESLWKTWTKQENCDITGQQTFYEIQAMLLRRKVVDGESLVRKVYDKKARIPLKLQVIKPDLLDSYLLTAPKTNRIIRSGIELDDYLKPVAYWIQRKSPDGYITYQSDRVPADQILHLWNKKHSDQIRGISELATSIKRIKDTDDYMTAETIAAKIAACFSIFVTKNMPTSGPVPGRTAKDKEGKPLESIRPGMIAHLRPGETITTANPSRSITSAKDFVKVQQQLCGAGLGLSYELVSRDFSNANFSSARQGHLEDRRTFLPIQGYMIAHCCLPIWEAFVEAVVLAGLVKIPDYWTNKETYTASDWITPGWEWIDPQKEANADVTLMKNGGMTLAQWCAGRGYDWETQLKEMAKEKKYAESLGLDLTIHKPESVQAAEMNHKGVQNEE is encoded by the coding sequence GTGAATTTTCTAGATAGGGCTATTGGGATTATTTCGCCGAAATGGGCCTATGAGCGAGCCGTATACAAGGAGGCGGTACGTTCGTATGAAGCCGGACAGATTGACCGTTTCAGCGACATGTGGACACCGATAAATATGGATACGGAAAACGCGGACAAGGTTCAGCGCGATTTAATCAAAGCACGGGCTAGATCACTGGAAAACAACAGCGATATGGCTGAATCAGCCATTGGATCAATCGTTAGAAATTCGGTCGGTACCGGCATCAGTCCGCAGGCACGGACACCGGATGACAAAATAAATAAAACATTGGAATCTTTATGGAAAACGTGGACGAAGCAAGAAAACTGTGATATTACTGGGCAGCAAACATTTTATGAAATACAAGCGATGCTACTGCGTAGAAAAGTTGTTGACGGGGAAAGCCTGGTTCGCAAAGTCTACGATAAAAAGGCAAGAATACCGCTGAAATTACAGGTTATAAAGCCGGATTTATTGGATTCGTACTTGCTGACAGCGCCAAAAACAAACCGGATCATTCGATCAGGGATTGAATTAGACGACTATTTGAAGCCGGTAGCATATTGGATTCAGCGAAAAAGCCCGGACGGATATATCACATATCAATCGGATCGAGTCCCAGCAGATCAGATTTTGCATTTATGGAATAAAAAACACTCGGACCAGATCCGGGGAATATCAGAATTGGCAACAAGTATCAAGAGGATCAAAGATACCGACGACTATATGACGGCGGAAACCATTGCCGCAAAAATAGCGGCATGCTTTTCGATTTTTGTAACGAAAAATATGCCAACGTCGGGACCAGTGCCGGGGAGAACAGCAAAGGACAAAGAGGGGAAACCGTTGGAAAGTATCAGGCCGGGCATGATAGCACATTTACGGCCGGGCGAAACAATAACAACAGCGAATCCGTCACGGTCAATCACATCGGCAAAGGATTTTGTGAAAGTGCAGCAGCAGCTTTGCGGAGCTGGGTTGGGCTTATCGTATGAACTTGTCAGCAGAGATTTTTCAAACGCCAATTTCTCAAGTGCCAGGCAAGGCCATTTGGAAGACCGCCGGACATTTTTACCGATACAGGGGTATATGATCGCCCATTGCTGTTTACCAATATGGGAAGCGTTTGTCGAGGCCGTTGTTTTGGCTGGATTAGTGAAGATCCCGGACTATTGGACAAATAAAGAGACATACACAGCCTCCGATTGGATCACGCCGGGCTGGGAATGGATTGACCCGCAGAAAGAAGCAAATGCGGACGTTACCTTAATGAAAAATGGCGGCATGACTTTAGCGCAATGGTGCGCTGGCCGTGGCTATGATTGGGAAACGCAGCTCAAAGAGATGGCAAAAGAAAAGAAATATGCCGAAAGTTTGGGGCTTGACTTAACAATTCATAAGCCGGAATCGGTGCAGGCCGCAGAGATGAACCATAAGGGGGTACAAAATGAAGAATAA
- a CDS encoding phage tail sheath family protein: MADYKHGAYTSEVATSLTAPVDVSAGLPVFIGRAPVNLVTDPKAYVNKPLLAYTYAEAVTALGYTDDFENYELCEAMKVLFKLYVVAPVVFINIMDPIKHIKTVENEAVSFVSDAAVIDVTGVLLNTLVIKLAAAGQALTKGTDYTVAFNDAHKPLITVIAGGKLDNQTEGVISYTALDPSKVTAADIIGGVDALTGDVSGSECIDQIFPKLGLIPGLIAAPGWTEKASVAAVLKAKATSINTLFKAMTVCDIDSTADGADIYTEVYDWKSKNNYTSQFQINCWPKVKLDSEVYRYSTQMIGLICYVDSQNSDIPYVSPSNHTLQINGIVNATGKEIILGPEQAAYLNGKGIVTATNLMGAWKAWGNRTGIYPTSTDPKDAWIPVRRMFNWIGNTLIVTYWQKVDAPTNKRLIQTVVDSINIWLNGLTAIGAVLGGRVEFNANENPETDLINGINRFHVYLTPPIPNEDMEFILEFDISYLESLFAS, encoded by the coding sequence ATGGCAGATTACAAGCATGGAGCGTATACATCGGAAGTCGCAACGTCATTGACAGCCCCGGTCGATGTAAGCGCTGGCCTGCCGGTATTTATCGGACGCGCGCCGGTGAATTTAGTAACGGACCCGAAAGCATATGTCAATAAGCCACTGCTAGCCTATACTTATGCCGAGGCCGTGACGGCTTTGGGATATACCGACGATTTCGAAAACTACGAACTATGCGAAGCGATGAAAGTTCTGTTTAAGCTATACGTAGTCGCACCGGTCGTATTTATCAACATTATGGACCCGATTAAGCATATAAAAACTGTCGAAAATGAAGCTGTTTCGTTTGTTTCTGATGCCGCTGTTATCGATGTGACGGGAGTATTGCTCAACACGTTAGTCATTAAATTAGCGGCAGCAGGGCAGGCATTAACAAAAGGGACTGACTACACAGTGGCTTTCAATGACGCCCACAAACCACTGATTACAGTGATTGCTGGCGGAAAATTGGATAACCAGACGGAGGGAGTTATTTCGTATACCGCACTAGATCCGTCAAAAGTTACTGCTGCCGATATTATTGGTGGTGTGGATGCACTGACAGGGGATGTATCAGGAAGCGAATGCATCGATCAGATCTTTCCGAAGCTCGGCTTGATTCCGGGCTTGATTGCGGCACCGGGATGGACTGAAAAAGCCAGTGTAGCTGCCGTATTGAAAGCGAAAGCAACGTCAATTAACACGTTATTTAAAGCGATGACGGTTTGCGATATCGATTCCACAGCAGACGGAGCAGACATTTATACTGAGGTTTACGATTGGAAATCGAAAAACAACTACACTAGCCAATTTCAGATCAATTGCTGGCCCAAGGTAAAACTTGATTCCGAGGTCTATCGCTACAGTACACAGATGATTGGTTTGATATGCTATGTGGATTCGCAAAATAGTGACATCCCATATGTCAGCCCGTCAAACCATACATTGCAAATTAACGGCATTGTGAATGCGACCGGTAAGGAAATTATCTTGGGGCCGGAACAAGCCGCATACTTAAACGGTAAGGGGATTGTGACGGCGACAAACCTTATGGGTGCCTGGAAAGCCTGGGGGAACCGCACGGGAATTTACCCGACATCGACGGACCCTAAAGACGCATGGATTCCGGTTCGCCGCATGTTCAACTGGATCGGAAACACCCTTATTGTGACATATTGGCAAAAGGTCGATGCGCCGACAAATAAACGGCTGATTCAGACCGTCGTTGACAGCATCAACATTTGGTTAAATGGGCTTACGGCAATTGGGGCGGTTCTCGGCGGTCGCGTAGAATTCAATGCGAATGAAAATCCTGAAACGGATTTGATCAACGGAATCAATCGCTTCCACGTATATTTGACGCCGCCGATTCCAAACGAAGATATGGAGTTTATCTTAGAATTCGATATTAGTTATCTGGAAAGTCTGTTCGCATCTTAA
- a CDS encoding DUF2190 family protein: MATAVHVQKGDIIDYTAAADVGYLEIVPLAAKIGIALEPIATGATGSLAITEVWELPAAAPLEIAAGDMVYWNKTNNNIDKTNSGVLAGFAVAAKTSAGTTVWVKID; this comes from the coding sequence ATGGCAACAGCTGTTCACGTACAAAAGGGGGATATTATAGACTACACTGCGGCGGCCGACGTCGGCTATCTTGAGATAGTGCCATTGGCAGCTAAAATTGGCATAGCTTTAGAGCCGATTGCTACAGGAGCAACAGGATCGTTGGCGATTACGGAAGTTTGGGAATTGCCAGCAGCAGCGCCGTTGGAAATTGCTGCCGGGGATATGGTCTACTGGAACAAGACCAACAATAATATTGACAAGACGAACAGCGGAGTTTTGGCAGGTTTTGCAGTCGCGGCAAAAACTTCGGCCGGTACTACAGTCTGGGTAAAAATTGACTAA
- a CDS encoding phage tail protein, translating to MHRKRHAGSRIGGAANVIEFNASQIERAEQLLGGIKDALPKAQASAINRSLTTARTEIVRSVRKEYVIKAEDVRNTIKVTNASAASPIGSIKSMGGPIPLVKFDTSKENPVRVRVKKSGAKKPIKHAFLQAMGNGYRGIFIRSGKARYPLKQLYGPSVPQMVGNETVMKSVEEKAIQTLDKRMDHEINRILEAGR from the coding sequence TTGCATCGGAAACGACATGCTGGAAGTCGTATTGGAGGCGCGGCAAACGTGATAGAATTTAATGCTTCACAAATTGAGCGAGCCGAACAGCTGCTAGGCGGCATCAAAGACGCCCTGCCTAAAGCACAGGCATCTGCAATCAATCGTAGCCTAACGACAGCGAGAACGGAAATTGTGCGGTCAGTCCGCAAGGAATACGTGATTAAGGCTGAAGACGTTCGGAACACAATTAAGGTGACAAATGCATCGGCGGCATCGCCGATCGGCAGCATCAAATCGATGGGTGGGCCGATTCCATTGGTCAAATTTGATACCAGCAAAGAAAATCCGGTACGAGTCAGAGTAAAGAAAAGCGGCGCAAAAAAGCCAATAAAGCATGCATTCTTGCAAGCGATGGGAAACGGCTATCGGGGGATATTTATCCGGTCCGGAAAAGCACGGTACCCATTAAAGCAACTTTATGGACCGTCGGTGCCTCAAATGGTAGGAAATGAAACCGTTATGAAATCCGTTGAGGAAAAAGCAATTCAAACCTTGGATAAGCGTATGGATCATGAGATTAATCGGATATTGGAGGCGGGCAGATGA
- a CDS encoding prohead protease/major capsid protein fusion protein: MKNKNSRMFRELMLDRAQMKDDRTVELSFSSEAPYERWFGNEILSHDPGAVDLSRLQEIGVLLFNHNANMPIGQVLSVELDEAARKCKATVRFDTDEQAETIYQKVQSGTLKGVSVGYQVMVWEEVGANAMSTNGRFAGPCSVAVKWMPYEISIVSVPADPDVGVGRSADPQNQEEGETRNMKTDGKQNAPAVPPVAENQERGHVPPIAAPVAPPAAPNVDDAVQRALSLERARVAEIGSMCRSFGIDPQEHIDAGKSVDEVRKIVLEKAMTTNQPTKISVGVEDVEKFRSAAVDGLAMRAGMTLEKPVDGAKDFRGMSMLRLAQECIERQSGKDMRFSDNDTLIREALTGSGAFPGILSNVANKSMAQAYQTAPTTFQLWTAKGSNSDFKDATRYRLSEADELVEIKENGEFKDSTFTEAKAKASIGTYGRKFGISRKAIINDDLGALNRIPALYGAAARRMINRMVYKILTDNPTIENAALFHANHKNMGAGVINVENLGKAKAAMAKQKNIGGKEALNIQPAFLIVPVDLETIAAQLISSVVDPSKNNATPNPFANKLSVVSDPTLEDAVPWYLAAAPGMCPSIEVTYLNGVDQPTMESTVLFDMLGIKWRIFHDFGVNLIDYRGLYKSTGIEDK; the protein is encoded by the coding sequence ATGAAGAATAAAAACTCAAGAATGTTTCGAGAATTGATGCTCGACCGTGCGCAAATGAAAGATGATCGCACAGTCGAGCTTTCGTTTTCGAGTGAAGCGCCTTATGAGCGTTGGTTCGGAAATGAAATTCTAAGTCATGATCCCGGAGCTGTTGATTTGTCACGATTGCAAGAAATTGGCGTTTTGTTGTTTAATCATAATGCAAATATGCCGATCGGGCAGGTGTTATCCGTTGAATTGGACGAAGCAGCCCGTAAATGTAAGGCGACAGTAAGATTTGACACCGACGAGCAGGCAGAAACAATCTACCAGAAAGTGCAATCCGGCACATTAAAAGGCGTTTCCGTTGGGTACCAGGTAATGGTCTGGGAAGAAGTTGGCGCAAACGCCATGAGTACAAACGGAAGATTTGCAGGGCCGTGTTCCGTGGCCGTAAAGTGGATGCCTTACGAAATATCAATTGTCAGCGTACCGGCCGACCCCGATGTAGGGGTGGGAAGATCGGCAGATCCACAAAATCAAGAAGAGGGAGAGACCAGAAACATGAAAACAGACGGTAAACAGAATGCGCCGGCGGTACCGCCAGTAGCAGAAAACCAGGAAAGAGGGCATGTTCCGCCTATTGCTGCACCAGTAGCACCACCAGCCGCGCCGAATGTAGACGATGCAGTGCAGAGAGCGCTTTCATTGGAACGTGCAAGAGTTGCGGAAATCGGCTCGATGTGTCGGAGTTTTGGCATTGATCCGCAGGAACACATTGATGCAGGGAAAAGTGTCGACGAAGTAAGAAAGATTGTGCTTGAAAAAGCAATGACGACCAACCAGCCGACGAAAATTTCGGTAGGCGTGGAAGACGTTGAAAAATTCCGCAGTGCCGCCGTAGACGGGTTGGCCATGCGCGCGGGAATGACGCTGGAAAAACCAGTAGACGGTGCAAAAGATTTCCGAGGCATGAGCATGTTACGTTTGGCACAGGAGTGCATAGAACGCCAGTCGGGGAAAGATATGAGATTTTCCGACAATGACACACTGATACGCGAAGCATTGACTGGCTCCGGGGCGTTCCCTGGGATTTTATCGAATGTGGCCAATAAATCAATGGCTCAGGCATACCAGACCGCGCCGACGACCTTTCAGCTGTGGACGGCAAAAGGATCAAATTCAGATTTCAAGGATGCGACGCGCTACAGATTGAGCGAAGCTGACGAACTTGTGGAAATCAAAGAAAACGGTGAGTTTAAAGATTCGACGTTTACGGAAGCAAAGGCAAAGGCCAGTATTGGAACCTATGGACGCAAATTTGGGATCAGTCGCAAAGCAATTATCAACGATGACCTTGGCGCACTCAACAGAATTCCGGCATTGTATGGGGCCGCTGCACGCCGCATGATTAACCGAATGGTGTATAAAATCCTTACAGATAATCCGACAATTGAAAACGCAGCACTATTCCATGCCAACCATAAAAATATGGGGGCAGGCGTGATTAACGTCGAAAACCTTGGGAAAGCAAAAGCAGCCATGGCAAAACAGAAAAACATCGGTGGCAAAGAAGCCTTGAATATTCAGCCAGCTTTTCTGATCGTGCCGGTAGACCTCGAAACAATTGCAGCGCAGCTGATTTCGTCCGTCGTCGATCCAAGCAAGAACAATGCTACGCCAAATCCGTTTGCAAATAAATTGTCGGTCGTATCCGATCCGACACTGGAAGATGCCGTCCCGTGGTATTTGGCCGCTGCACCTGGCATGTGCCCGTCGATTGAGGTGACATATTTGAACGGCGTTGACCAGCCGACCATGGAAAGTACAGTGCTTTTCGACATGCTGGGCATCAAGTGGAGAATTTTCCATGATTTCGGCGTAAATCTCATTGACTACCGCGGACTGTATAAATCTACAGGGATAGAAGACAAATAA